The genomic stretch TAAAGAACATGGCTGGTAGCGTGGCTTCCAACCTGCGTGGCGTGGAAAAAGTCCATAACGAACTGACCGTGGCGGCCAATCTACCCGCGACTCAGCGACTGACGGATACGTGGCTCACTACCAATGTGATCAGCCACTTGGCCACCAATGACCGCATCGACTCCTCCAAGCTGAAGGTCACCACGGAAAATGCCAGCGTCTACCTGATGGGCATGGTGACGCGTGAAGAGGCTGACCGCATCGTCAACGCCGCTTCATCGGTAGGAGGCGTTCAGCGAATCGTGAAGGTGTTCGATTACCTCGACTAGCCTCCATGAACGACAAAACCTCGCCAGATATCTGGCGAGGTTTTGTATACAGGCGAGCCACTCAGCGAATTACTTCACGACACGCAACGTAGGCTTCTTCTTGGGCTTGTCATCGCTGACACCGGCTTCGGAAGAACCGTTGGACGCCGTGTCCGACGTTGGCTCCGTCAAAGTCAACTCCGGCTTCGAAGCCTCCGACGCCGCATCTTCCACGTCATCCGACGTCTCATCATGCTCGTCGAAGCCTGCCGCATCCAGCTCAGGCTCATGACCAAACACCATACCCGCCCCATTCTCACGGGCATAAATGGCAATTAGCGCGGGCGTTGGAATCATCACTTGCATGGGCTGACCGCCAAAACGAGCGTTAAAGCCGATCGCCTGATTCTCCATAAACAGGTCGCGCACGGCCGTCGGCGCCACGTTGAGCACGATCTGTCCGTTCTGCACGAATTGCCGTGGCACTTCGACCCCAGGCTGGGTCGCATCCACCACCAAATAGGGGGTCAGCTCGTTGTCTAACAGCCACTCATAAAGGGCTCGGGCGAGATAGGGACGGCTCGATTTCATAAGGCTCCCTCCTCCTAACGTGTATGGCCCCTTGCTCAAGCGCTAAGAGGCCGAATGAATTCAAGCGCGCATCTCTTTTTCACGCTCGTTCAAAGATGCTTTAAACGCTTCACGCTCAAATACCCGCGCCATGTAACCGAGCAGCGGCTTGACCTGCTTTTCGGGCAACTCGATGTTCAGCTCGGGTAAACGCCAAAGGATGGGGGCGAGACAGCAGTCCACCAGCGTAAACTCTTCGCTCATGAAATAAGGCATATCTTCGAAGATGGGCGAGATACCAATCAGGCTTTCGCGTAGCTCCTTACGCGCCTTATCGGCCTCTTTCTTACCGCCTGTACGAATCTGCTCGAGCATCGGGCACCATTCGCGCTCGATACGGTGCATCCAGAGACGGCTTTGCGCACGCGCTACAGGATAAACCGGCAGCAACGGTGGATGAGGAAAACGCTCGTCCAAGTACTCCATCATGACCTTGGACTCGTAAAGCACCAAGTCACGATCCAGCAGCGTCGGAACGCTGTTGTACGGGTTGAGGTCTGCTAGCTCTTCAGGCGGCTGCTCCTCGGCGACATCGACGATGTCGACCGCCACTCCTTTTTCAGCCAGAACAATGCGCACTCGATGACTGAAATGATCATCACTACCTGAGTAAAAGATCATTGACGACCGCTTGGCCACAACACCCATGAAAGCATCCTCGCATCAAAACAATTTTCGATAATAACATGCCAGCACCCTCTTATGGGAAGGTAGCCAGCGATACATAGCAACATGCAGACAAGCAAAAGGCGCACGACTTTCGCCGTGCGCCTGTACGTCCCATCAAATCTGACTGCTTAGTGGACGTCTCGCCAGTACTCACGCTTGAGCAGGTAGGCAATCACACCAAAGATAAAGATGAAGATCAGCACTTTGGGTGCAAGAGCTTGCGCCTGCAGCTTGGAAGGCTCACCGACATAGGCCAGGAAGTTGGTCAAATCGTACACCGCTTCCTCGAACTCGGCAGGCTCCATGGCCCCCGGCTGAGTGACTTGCAGCACGTCACACGACTGATACTTGCCCGATAAAGGATCCGGTTCGTGACCTGCCACCGGCTGATCGGTTTCGGCACAGACCATTTCCTGAACGCCCTGGAGAGGCTCCAGCACGTTAGGCATCGCCACCAGCTCGTAAACCGTGTTGTTCACACCGGTGGGTCGGCTCGGGTCTTTGTAAAAGCCCAGCAGGTAAGAGTAAACCCAGTCAGTACCACGCAGACGCGCTTCCAGCGTCAGATCGGGCGGCGCAGCGCCGAACCAAGACTCAGCATCACCACTGTCCATGGCGATGTGCATCTGGTCGTTGAACGCCAGGTCGGAGGAGAAGATCAGGTTCTCTTCCACCAAGTCCTGCGGAATCCCCAGGTCGTCAGCAGCACGCGCAAAACGCTGGTGCTCCAGCGAGTGACAGCCCATGCAGTAGTTGACGTAGAGCTTCATGCCGTTTTGCAGCGACGCTTGGTCGTGCAGATCAGGCTCCATACTGTGGGGCACGCTCGCGCCACCAGCGGCCATCGCGGTGACCGGCACGATTGCGAAGAGCAGTGCTAATAGTTGCTTTTTCATTAGCCAGTCACCCTTTCCGGAACGGGTTTAGTCTTCTCCAGCTTGGTGTAAATCGGCATCAGCAGGAAGAAGGCGAAGTAAATGGCTGTACACACCTGCGCAAGGATGGTGCGACCTTCCGTAGACGGCAGCACGCCCAATACGCCCAGAATGATGAAGCTAATCGAGAACAGCAGCAGCATGACCTTCGACATCCAGCCTTTGTAGCGCATGGAGCGCACGGGGCTGCGGTCAAGCCACGGCAGCACGAACAGCACAGCGATGGCGGCTCCCATACACACCACGCCGAGGAACTTCGCATCCAGCCCGAACAGCGAGAAAGTAATCGCGCGCAGGATGGCGTAGAACGGCGTGAAGTACCAAACAGGTGCGATATGGTCAGGCGTTTTCAGCGGGTTGGCCGGCTCAAAGTTCGGCTTCTCGATGAAGTACCCACCCCCTTCCGGGAAGTAGAACACCACCACGCAGAACACGAACAGGAAGACCGCGATACCCACCAGATCCTTCACGGTGTAGTACGGATGGAACGCAATGCCATCGAGGGGCTTACCGGTCTCATCTTTCTTCTGCTTGATGTCGATACCGTCAGGGTTGTTAGACCCTACTTCGTGCAGCGCGATGATGTGCAGCACGACCAGCGCCAAAATCACGATCGGCAGTGCGACGACGTGGAGCGCGAAGAAGCGGTTCAACGTAATACCCGAGATCAGGAAGTCACCACGCACCCACTGAGCCAGGTCAGGGCCGATGCCCGGAATGGCAGAGAAGAGCGAGATGATGACCTGAGCACCCCAGTAAGACATCTGCCCCCATGGCAGCAGATAGCCCATGAAGGCCTCCGCCATCAGCGCGAGGTAGATCGTCATACCAAAGATCCACACCAGCTCACGGGGCGCTTTGTAAGAGCCGTACATCAAGCCGCGGAACATGTGCATGTAGATCACCACGAAGAAGGCTGACGCCCCCGTGGTATGCATGTAACGGATCAGCCAACCCCACTCCACATCACGCATGATGTATTCAACTGAGGCAAACGCACCTTCAGCTGACGGGTTGAAGCTCATGGTCAACCATACGCCGGTCAAGATTTGGTTGACTAGCACTAGCAGTGCCAATACACCAAAAATATAGAAGAAGTTGAAGTTCTTCGGCGCGTAGTACTTGGTCAGGTGGTCTTGCATCATTTGCGTGGCGGGGAAACGGTCGTCCACCCAACGCATGATGCCGCTTTCGGCCTTTGCCTTATTTGGATTAGCCATTAGGCACTCTCCTCATCTTCGCCGACCACGATGATGTCATCGTTTTCAAAGCGGTAGGGCGGCACTTCAAGGTTAGTCGGCGCAGGAACGTTGCTAAAAACGCGACCGGCTAAGTCAAAGCGAGAGCCGTGGCATGGGCAGAAGAAACCACCCGGCCAGTTATCGACGCCCACCCCTTCCGCATCCGGCTCAGGCCGAAACAGAGGAGAACAGCCCAGGTGAGTACAGATACCGATCAGCACACCGATTTCAGGCCTGATCGAGCGCAGTTCACCCTGGATGTAGGCAGGCTGCTGTGGCACTTCGGAATCCGGATCCGCCAGGCTATCCGCGCCAAGCGCTTCCGTACGCTCGATCATCTCGGGCGTACGGTTAATGATCCAAATCGGGCGACCACGCCATTCGACGGTCATGCGCTGACCCGGCTCAAGCTTGGAAATATCCGCTTGTACCGGGGCGCCTGCCGCCCTTGCCTTGGCACTAGGCTGCCAAGATGCCACAAAGGGGACCGCAACCCCGACAGCGCCCACCGCCCCCACAACGGAGGTGGCGCCTACGAGGAAACGGCGCCGGCCTTTGTTTACGCCGTTATCTGCCATTTCTGGTTTCTCCCATCAGCTTACCCGTTCCGTCGCAAAGGCGTCTTGCGACGACGAATATCAAATACAGTCTATGTTAAAAAAACAAAGCGCTCTGCACAAGAACAACCGCCCCGGACGATGGTGGTACGAGCGTTATAATTTTTTGATATTCCAATAAAAAACGCCCAGGTCTTTGACCTGGGCGTTTTTGCCGCATAGCGTAGAATTAACGCTTGGAGAACTGCGGACGACGACGTGCTTTACGCAGACCGACTTTCTTACGCTCAACTTGACGAGCATCACGGGTAACGTAACCCGCAGCGCGCAGCGTAGGACGCAGATCTTCGTTGTAGTTCATCAGGGCACGCGTAATGCCGTGACGAATGGCACCAGCCTGTGAAGAGCCGCCGCCGCCTTCAACGGTCACGTACACGTCGAACTGGTTCAGTGTCTCGGTCAGCTCTAGTGGCTGACGAACAACCATGCGACCGGTAACACGACCGAAGTACTGGTCAAGTTCACGGTTGTTGACGGTAATTTTGCCGGAACCCGGCTTCAGGAACACACGAGCGGTGGAAGTCTTGCGGCGCCCGGTACCGTAATACTGCTGTGTCATGGCGAAGATTTCCTCAGATGTTCAGTTCAAGCGGCTGCTGGGCAGCATGCGGATGCTCGGCACCGGCGTACACTTTCAACTTGGTATACATGGCGCGACCCAACGGACCTTTCGGCAGCATGCCTTTGACGGCAGACTCGATGATACGCTCAGGAGCGTGATCGATCATTTTGTCGAATGTCATGGAGCGCAGACCGCCCGGGTAACCTGTGTGGCGATAATAGGTCTTTGCCTTCGCC from Halomonas meridiana encodes the following:
- a CDS encoding ClpXP protease specificity-enhancing factor; translated protein: MKSSRPYLARALYEWLLDNELTPYLVVDATQPGVEVPRQFVQNGQIVLNVAPTAVRDLFMENQAIGFNARFGGQPMQVMIPTPALIAIYARENGAGMVFGHEPELDAAGFDEHDETSDDVEDAASEASKPELTLTEPTSDTASNGSSEAGVSDDKPKKKPTLRVVK
- a CDS encoding BON domain-containing protein yields the protein MALRFSSKTLLVATLCGAIALSGCANNSASNPSNYGQRSNDVEAVDATIEREVERALARADARLGDARIRAHSYNGALLLVGQVPSEELKNMAGSVASNLRGVEKVHNELTVAANLPATQRLTDTWLTTNVISHLATNDRIDSSKLKVTTENASVYLMGMVTREEADRIVNAASSVGGVQRIVKVFDYLD
- the sspA gene encoding stringent starvation protein SspA, whose product is MGVVAKRSSMIFYSGSDDHFSHRVRIVLAEKGVAVDIVDVAEEQPPEELADLNPYNSVPTLLDRDLVLYESKVMMEYLDERFPHPPLLPVYPVARAQSRLWMHRIEREWCPMLEQIRTGGKKEADKARKELRESLIGISPIFEDMPYFMSEEFTLVDCCLAPILWRLPELNIELPEKQVKPLLGYMARVFEREAFKASLNEREKEMRA
- the rpsI gene encoding 30S ribosomal protein S9, whose protein sequence is MTQQYYGTGRRKTSTARVFLKPGSGKITVNNRELDQYFGRVTGRMVVRQPLELTETLNQFDVYVTVEGGGGSSQAGAIRHGITRALMNYNEDLRPTLRAAGYVTRDARQVERKKVGLRKARRRPQFSKR
- a CDS encoding cytochrome c1; translated protein: MKKQLLALLFAIVPVTAMAAGGASVPHSMEPDLHDQASLQNGMKLYVNYCMGCHSLEHQRFARAADDLGIPQDLVEENLIFSSDLAFNDQMHIAMDSGDAESWFGAAPPDLTLEARLRGTDWVYSYLLGFYKDPSRPTGVNNTVYELVAMPNVLEPLQGVQEMVCAETDQPVAGHEPDPLSGKYQSCDVLQVTQPGAMEPAEFEEAVYDLTNFLAYVGEPSKLQAQALAPKVLIFIFIFGVIAYLLKREYWRDVH
- the petA gene encoding ubiquinol-cytochrome c reductase iron-sulfur subunit produces the protein MADNGVNKGRRRFLVGATSVVGAVGAVGVAVPFVASWQPSAKARAAGAPVQADISKLEPGQRMTVEWRGRPIWIINRTPEMIERTEALGADSLADPDSEVPQQPAYIQGELRSIRPEIGVLIGICTHLGCSPLFRPEPDAEGVGVDNWPGGFFCPCHGSRFDLAGRVFSNVPAPTNLEVPPYRFENDDIIVVGEDEESA
- a CDS encoding cytochrome bc complex cytochrome b subunit; protein product: MANPNKAKAESGIMRWVDDRFPATQMMQDHLTKYYAPKNFNFFYIFGVLALLVLVNQILTGVWLTMSFNPSAEGAFASVEYIMRDVEWGWLIRYMHTTGASAFFVVIYMHMFRGLMYGSYKAPRELVWIFGMTIYLALMAEAFMGYLLPWGQMSYWGAQVIISLFSAIPGIGPDLAQWVRGDFLISGITLNRFFALHVVALPIVILALVVLHIIALHEVGSNNPDGIDIKQKKDETGKPLDGIAFHPYYTVKDLVGIAVFLFVFCVVVFYFPEGGGYFIEKPNFEPANPLKTPDHIAPVWYFTPFYAILRAITFSLFGLDAKFLGVVCMGAAIAVLFVLPWLDRSPVRSMRYKGWMSKVMLLLFSISFIILGVLGVLPSTEGRTILAQVCTAIYFAFFLLMPIYTKLEKTKPVPERVTG
- the rplM gene encoding 50S ribosomal protein L13; amino-acid sequence: MKTFSAKPQSVQRDWYIVDATDKTLGRLATEIARRLRGKHKPEFTPHVDTGDYIVVINAEKVQVTGNKAKAKTYYRHTGYPGGLRSMTFDKMIDHAPERIIESAVKGMLPKGPLGRAMYTKLKVYAGAEHPHAAQQPLELNI